The Maniola jurtina chromosome 20, ilManJurt1.1, whole genome shotgun sequence genome includes the window TATATGTATTTCCAGAATAACCTACTTTAAAAATGTTATGCAgtatgttaaatttaatattccaCGTGAAATATGTACCTAAGGTACATAACAGCCAACGTATTTTCAATTTCCGTGAAGGACTTATGAAGCTGACTCAATATTGCACGGATGCAATACCTAGAATACTTCGATGATATTACGATTTACCTTTAATTTTCCATCCGAATGGCTTCCGTACACGATATCCGATATAACTctcgaaaataatatttaatattactgAGAGAACTCGAATAATTCGAGTGGagagtattaaaatttttgatagaTAACAATGTTAAACtttatataggtataggtacttagttgaaattctttatagcaaattaaaacAGTTTGAAGTAAATAATGTTCTCTTTAGATACCAAGTGAAgcattttcttaaaaaaaaaaattgccatgtAAAAAAACTGACGTCCCAATTTCTAAATAAGCGTAAAACTGGtgtaaaaaataagtatacGATCTCTGACTACTaatcttttatcccggaaaatcaaagagttcccacgggattttaagaatattatgtaattatatccacgcgaacgaagtcgcagacatcagcTAGCAGCTATGTTAgataaataactcaaaaacaaTATAGATATGCTAAAGATATGCCTAGGTAGTTTGTATGAAGTAAGGCGCTGCCACGTCGCTAACCAAGTATATCTGATTTGTACACAATAGGATATATCCCTGTAGTATAAAACAAAGGCTTTAGGTTATATGAAAAGGTCTTACATACTCGTGAATATAATTCTAGCGAAATACCTATTTACCTCTGTTTAAAAATGAGGCACAAAAGATTTTCtttgaatataataaatgctTATGTAAATGCTTTGCAAGCTACTTAGTGATCGTTAGTGCGAATTGTATATTACAATGTTCCCAGGTAGCCTAGCGAACCAGTCTCggaggaaaattaaaaatataacctCAGGCTTAAACCTGCGAGTGGGTGGAGCAAAGGCGTCCAACTGGTCAATGACCTCAATGCTGATCGTATATTACGAATATGTTCTACTAACGCACCGCACGCATTGACTGCGCCGCAAAAACTGAAAGAATGCGAATTTACATAATACTAGTGGCCACATTACTATAACTATCAAACTAATAATTCTCTTACTTCCTCCAAGTATGTTACTCGTTAGtacaaaataacgcctgcttctatatgCATAACTTGTGTTAATAGTAGGTATGATAATATTACAACGAGTAGGATTTGGTAAGGGATGGCACAAAAAGACCCGTCATTAAGTTACATTTATAGATTAtgaacaacagaattagccacatttaTATAGTGTGATATGTGCAATACACACGTCTGAAGTCAACGACCTCTACGTAGTATCTAACCACAGGCCATGTCATTTAGAACAAATGCGGCAGCAACTCGTTGCTTTTACCTACTTGATATCCAGTgtcataataattttcacaGCTTTTAGAACACGATTTTGATTAGAAACTAGCtaacgcccgcaacttcgtccacgtggatttaggtctttaaaatcccgtaggaactctttaattttccggggtaaaaagtagcctttgttttaatccaaggtataatctatcgccattccatatttcagccaaatctgttcggTAGTTTTCGTGTGAAAGAGtacctaacaaaaatacacacatacatacacacaaacaaactttcgcccttataatattatactatatactacttttctatactaatactatactAATAGTACTACTAATTTCATTCAATGTATGGCGCGTACGGTATATGAATCTAATGTACGATCAGCTTAAACCGCggaataatgtttatttataaaggCTTTTAACCAATTATTCAAAATCCCTTCGTCATCTCCAATGAAACCTAGTTTGAACTAACACCCAatacaatttacattattaatgTTCCTAACTTTCAAATAACAACTTTAACTTATAATGCAGAAAAAAATGGATTTTTTGCCCAATTCACAAATTTTTCAACCGttgaatttattaaataaataaaatatttcgcaACACATACGAGAGTAAtatcgtaggtaggtagttattatgATCGTAAATACATATGTTTGTACgcgaataaaaatataatggaaaatcatttgttttctttttattgttttcaataAACTACACTTCTTGtcacttatttttgtaaatccAGTTTGAAAGTTAACCTTTTTATTTCTaacgtatttatttttatgctagcAAAAGCGCACGAAATCGAATTATTCTGCCTACAATCCTTCCTCTAATCCTTAGATCCTTTATCTAAGCAAATAACTAACATggtatttttaaatcaatttaatataaactaaaaatatgaaaattttactAGTTTTCATTGTTGCATCAGGTATTGTACAATTTTAATATAACCAGATATAGATTAACGTGAATGTTGATTAAATTATTGCTGATAtcaactattttttatttatttatagtgttATTGATATTGGACACAGCTACTGCGACTCATTGTGGGTATGTAAAAAATCTATCTAATCTTTCGATTATCTGTCGATTTTTCTATATAGAGCCTATTAGAACCAAATTTGAACACGAAATACTAAAAGACCAAGACACTCTCGTagcttttaattaattattgtatgttgaagtcgggcgagcataataaaagaaactagaaaatataggctggttttacagtgacgcttaccgtccgcgcgggtggtaagTGCGGTGGCCGAATAGCCGTCAGCGCAGgccatccgcgcgactatgtaacgatccaaaagagacgcaaagctcgtggcccgcgacgcttaccaaccgcgctggcgaaagcgtcactATAAAACCACACTAagcgtgaagctcgcccgacttcaacacacatacacgtgtagaaacaaaaaacattttttactttgtagtggttttggaagttggttttttcaatatttttttttttattgatatttatatCAGACCACCAGACATTGGaaataataaccgggaccgaacGTTATACCTCTCCGAGTCCCGAATACaagtaaattattaaatttagcTAAGCCCATTGATGTCTTTATAGATGTAAATACTTAAGACAGTGCTATAAACAGATGTTAAAAAATTTGCTACAAGCCGATGAGGATCCGTGTATTGAAAATGTTTCGATTGGTGCCAGTACTGTAAGTATCGAAGCCACAATCTGAATATTATTTATGGcaaacaaggaaccaaaagcttaatttgccatAATCCGCCAAACTAAAGAAATCTGTATGTTGCAACaagcagcatgcgacatgcaccgcccgccctcctactgataaacatgcgggaaaagccagccaccaagcacgcatcaccaccacgcagcaccacaaaaatcccaacaccactcgatgcacgtttcgccccgacaccggagcatcctcaggagatgtagaccttacaatgcctaattgcaaagattcttcttcttgaatttttaaatcagGTAAAGCGTAAAAAATCCTTAATCATACCTCATATTTGACTACATGTGGTCTAGGATGAGTCATAATATTTAGAAGATGCGTATGTTTTAACTGGATTGTGAGAAAGAGTACCGATTTCGTAAGTATGGCTTAAGCTCTAGCAATGCGTATAAGGTTTTTCCTACATATAGCTAAGGGATAGTAATTTTATAGGCTTAGGGTTAGACCAAAACCTTTATTGAGATTAATTGGATAATCGACGACAGGGAAAAAGACATCGAGGTTTTAACATGTCAAACAGTGCGTCATTCCAGGGTACCAATAGTGGGTACACATTACAAAGGAATCTGATTTCAATGCCCTTTTCCCATCGATGTAGTTTTCCACACAGAACATCCAAACACTAAAACACTATAATCAGGAAAATATTTTCAGGTCACAATATTTCTGAAAGCAATAAGTGAATACTGTGAACTTGTCGTCAAAGTGTACGGTAACAGCACAACCCACGAAGGCAGAAATTTGTATGAGGTAAGAAAAAGGGTTCAGACAGACggaaaacaaagtgattctataagagattccttttaaggtacgaaatcctaaaaaGATCTATATTATTCGTGACGATTTACCACTCACATGGAATGTTTTTTTACCGGAAggaaaagtagaaaataaattaagaaaagCGAGATAAGCTTCAACCTGAGCAGCGAAGTGGGTCTAGGATTTAGATAAGAACAAAAAGGTACCTAATTGTGTAAAAGTGCCTCTTATTGCTTTTTCAGGTAGTAATAAACAGTACACTGCCTTCGGGTGCAGATGATCGTAATGAGAAGAGACCCGTCATTCTTTTGGAAGCTGGTCAGGATGGTGGCACAGAGTCGGTAGAGTTGGCGCTGTTTGTGATAGAACAGCTGGTGGCTTGCGGCGAGAACAAGGATATGATCCAGAAAGTTCAATGGGTTATCCTACCTTCAACTAATCCGGACGGCCAGGAATATGCTAGGGCTGTAAGTATTTGTAAATGtgaagatttattttttataatgtttattaaAAACAGTGGAACCCGGTGTGTGCTAGTACGCTAAAACGCGCTGGACAGTCAGGCTGATCTTTTGCGATctacataggcctcctcacgtgcacgccattcttcCCGGTGTTTTCCGCAAACAATTTCCAAATAttccccgcaagcttggtgatACTTATCGTCGGACCAATGCGAACCGGACGGTTGTCTTCCAACATTTTTTGGTCAACTTGTAGAATAAACAATTATATTGGAAATTACCACTAAAAGAGATATAAGTGTACCAACTaatattacactaatattatatttttgcttaTTTTATAGAGACGCGAACCATGGAAGAAGAACTACAGTCCTAACGGCAAAGATGTTTTATCTTTTGGAGTAGACATAACTAGAAACTTTGATGACTCGTGGGGAAATTGTGCCGCTGTCAAAAATGCATTTTCGCAAGATTATCCTGGTCTAAAACCAAACTCAGAAATAGAAACCGCTTTTATAAATGACGTTTTTACCAGATACAAATCCAGGATAAGCACGTATATTTCGCTTAGACGTGACGGTCATGCTATATTGTACCCGTTCGCCAGCCGAAATAACACAATCACTACAATAGATAAAGTGAGAAAAAGAGCTGGAGATATAGCTGCGAAGGTCAATCAAAGAGCTGGGGGCATTCAGTGGTTTGTTAATCAAAGTATCTTCTCTATGAATGGGAAAGAACATTGCGGCCATAGCGTTGACTTAGCGTATAACAAGTATGACATCAAATACGCCTTTGAAATGCGTGTGTTTCCCGAAACAGACAATCGTATAATGTCAAAGTTCCAAAGTCTACCGAAGGGACACGAAGTCTCTCTCAGAACAGGATACTTTAGTGGTATCAGAGAAGTCTACAATTTGTTAGTTAATGATATGAGTACAAAACAGAAGGGCTAAATAAAGTTATGAAACCTCTAAAATTGTTTATGTAAGCACACCACGATTACCCGAGGAGTAAATAGGTCACGTAAGCTGCCATGCATCTTGCGAGAATAACTCGTTATGAAGGTTTAAGGTTCCTGGTTGACAAATGGAGGGTGAATAATTATTGAATTGGGTcaaaattatgtacttttgCTGGCACCTATTatgatacaatatttatttactacataATGGTATATCTACGTTGTAGGAGTCACTTTTCCACTTTTCGGTAGGATGTCGGTCATGCGCGCTGGTGGTGGTTCATCGCGCCTGCGCTAGGGGTGGGGCCCGTGTCCGTTCAGCCCGCTAGCACTCTGTAGTCGGccgtggcggcggcggcgcgtcTTCTTCCAACTCCTCTCAACACCTGCACTCCTAGTACCGCGATAACTCAGCCGCCACACGCGAGCAAACCGTACCATTTTCCTTCGTTCGTTTTTTTCGCAATTCTTctactatttaatttattacgaaTATTATTTCTGGAGTGATTTCgtatttttcagttttttaactaaataaaatgCCTGACAAAACTACACATTTTGATtgttttatgtaattaatttttgtgtatAAAAAAATCGTCGCCGCTGAATGCCAGAGGGTCACTGTGCGTCGATGGTAAGTTAGTTTAGTATGATAGTAGTTTCAGAAGGTCTCACGAGAGCTACGAGGCTACGAAGAAATAAAACTTCGGTTGGTTCCTTCACACCGGAAAAGGTTTGTAGCGATGGGCGGAAGGCGGTCCCGTCGGCAACAGGTTGCAAGGCTTTGCAGGCGTCGGCGAGCAATTTCCGCCCGTCGCACCTCGACATTTTGTTAACTGGTAATAAACTCGACAGAAAACAGGATTATGTGctaattattatcaactaggAACTAATTATTTCGTACATAATATGAACTGAACATTTCACAGGCAACTTGCTcctaaaattagaaaaaaaatgttatagtaaatgaattaaattaattaagtaattctCTATTTTTTTgcgtaataaaaatatacccaCTCGAAACACTGCTTCCTTGCCTATAGTTGCTTATGAACGAGATAATTTCAGATAAGATCTagattctttttaaaaagaaactatGAAGAAttaattgtgaaaaaaaatgcACTTATACTATCCAGCTAATAATGCTTACTTACTTACAAGTACTTAGCTTAATTTATTagaactttgtaactacaattttggtacatgaaaataaatatatatattatatctcaatagctcaaccggtaaaggagtggactgaaaaccgaaaggttgacggttcaaaccccgcccgttgcactattgtcgtacctactcctagcacaagcctgacgcttagttggagaggaaaggggaatattagtcattttaacgtggctaatattcttttaaaaaaaaaaaattaaacttaaattaaaacttacattgaaattaataatgtatggattgttttttaatgaaacgAAATAGTTAAATGTCAATAGTATCgcgttttctttttcttttcgcAATTTTTTGTAACCACGAGTATGAAAATGAGGACAAATATCGATTTTCCTTTAACATTATCAGTACGAGTACATTTAGGTCAATGGCTTACAGTTTAATGACTTTCTTGTGTAGTATAGTCTCTTAAGTAAAAGAAGTAGGCACATTTCTTAACAACTCTTAACTATGACGTATTATTATTAGTGGTACCTACAAAATTGCAATAAAAagataatcatttattttatggaGGTTTGTGTAGGAAATTTTATGACATCTCTAGACATTCTCCACCCTGCACCCAATGCTACTCCTGCACCGGTTTGGAAAGTAACTTCTACAGAAAAGACGATTTTTTAGCTTTAGTTGCCGAGTTGATTCCAATTTCGAAATTTGATCTTGGTCAAGTCTCAAAAAGTTTATCTTTGAAACAGTTTAACGTAGTTTAAAGTGGCTGTAAAGGGGTTTTTCGTAGAGAACATTCTAAATACAGGCTAACTTTTTTAGCGTCTTGCGCTGACTTTTTCAAAACGAATTGAAAATTTAAGTgtagttaagtacttattttatcaCAAAATCACAAGATtcaaagtacttataaaagtttatttgaataaagagtctttctttttttattccaaaCCTATAGAATCTCGTGATTAAATTAGTTTAgtctacttttttaatttttttttcaacaactCAAGCGATAGTCTCAAGAAAAATATAGTTAAGTATAGTACGTTGTATAATCAGTCTGCAACTGAATTGGCGAAAAACTAGTTAAATACACATGCAATTAAAAAGTCGAGTCGGACTCTATCATGAAGagtgttttttaaaactttcatggcggccattttgaaatttatattatttgttgttatagcgtcaatagaaataaacattctgtgaaaattttaactctctacccaTTATGactcacgagatacagcccactgacagacagacgtatggacggacggacagcggagacttagtaataggatcccttcgggtgcggaaccctaacaatataattattattgttagggtttttattattcaaaagcacgtgtaaaagtttatttgaataaaaatctattctattatattgaCCTGGGTTAATAGTAGCACATTGATTGCAAGTGCAAATCCAAAAGGATTCTATTGTTTGCTGAGATGAGCTGGATTTG containing:
- the LOC123875876 gene encoding zinc carboxypeptidase A 1-like, translated to MKILLVFIVASVLLILDTATATHCGCKYLRQCYKQMLKNLLQADEDPCIENVSIGASTVTIFLKAISEYCELVVKVYGNSTTHEGRNLYEVVINSTLPSGADDRNEKRPVILLEAGQDGGTESVELALFVIEQLVACGENKDMIQKVQWVILPSTNPDGQEYARARREPWKKNYSPNGKDVLSFGVDITRNFDDSWGNCAAVKNAFSQDYPGLKPNSEIETAFINDVFTRYKSRISTYISLRRDGHAILYPFASRNNTITTIDKVRKRAGDIAAKVNQRAGGIQWFVNQSIFSMNGKEHCGHSVDLAYNKYDIKYAFEMRVFPETDNRIMSKFQSLPKGHEVSLRTGYFSGIREVYNLLVNDMSTKQKG